The following proteins are co-located in the Dermochelys coriacea isolate rDerCor1 chromosome 4, rDerCor1.pri.v4, whole genome shotgun sequence genome:
- the LOC122460041 gene encoding translation initiation factor IF-2-like: MNQAQGAKEADLERAGGSEGWRGGRGRKIPPLQGRGTYSAKPAAADPDAPSPSEREGKMQPERGLVAGRGEAPGRAAAGLQPLFKESLPAGGGRAEPRPGGEPGVSVPPSRRECRQDSSAAAGEERQDPRAQLAGGAGGDLRAPPSLLRFPGGLGPAAPPPARQRGLPPLLSPRPQLPPRQAGLCAGPAPCLSGWLSSAHRRLESAVAASGFLEQLPERPSRGPGRPLRGRPFWVRMAMVAPNPSNYCLKQWFSIRGTCTRGLLGVHRLI, translated from the exons ATGAACCAGGCTCAGGGCGCAAAGGAAGCCGATCTCGAGCGCGCGGGGGGCTCGGAGGgctggagaggaggcagagggagGAAAATCCCGCCCCTACAAGGCAGGGGTACGTACAGCGCGAAGCCCGCGGCCGCGGATCCCGACGCTCCGAGTCCCTCTGAGCGGGAGGGGAAGATGCAGCCGGAGCGAGGGCTGGTGGCGGGGCGGGGAGAGGCGCCGGGCAGGGCAGCAGCCGGCCTCCAGCCGCTATTTAAGGAGTCCCTTCCCGCGGGAGGGGGCCGAGCTGAGCCCCGCCCAGGCGGGGAGCCTGGGGTCTCCGTCCCGCCCAGCCGCCGCGAGTGCCGGCAGGACAGCTCAGCGGCGGCGGGCGAGGAGCGGCAGGATCCCCGGGCCCAGCTGGCTGGAGGGGCCGGAGGTGACCTGCGCGCTCCGCCGTCTCTGCTCCGCTTCCCCGGCGGCCTTGGGCCAGCAGCTCCGCCTCCCGCGCGACAGCGGGGCCTGCCTCCGCTGCTGAGTCCTCGCCCTCAGCTCCCTCCGAGACAGGCAGGcctctgtgctgggcccgctcCCTGCCTCTCGGGCTGGCTCAGCAGCGCTCACAGGCGGCTGGAGTCAGCGGTGGCTGCAAGCGGATTTCTTGAGCAGCTCCCAGAGCGCCCCTCTCGGGGCCCAGGGCGGCCGCTGCGGGGGCGGCCTTTCTGGGTCCGAATGGCCATGGTGGCCCCAAACCCTTCCAATTACTgcttaaaacag tggttctcaatcaggggtacatgtaccagaggtcttctgggggtacatcGACTCATCTAG